The stretch of DNA AGGCTCGTCAAGTTCTCCTTAATCTCCTTCCGAGCTATAACCCAAACCTTGTTCACTCCCAACCACCCCCTTCGAAAAACCTGTAGAGCTCCTCCCATGTCGGCGTGAGAGGAGTTATCGACTCGAGCTTGAAGCCCCTGGCCAGCTGGAGGATCTCCTCTTTCACATCCTTCGAGGCTGAGACGACGACCTTGTTGTTTGAGAGAGTGACCTCGGTGACTCCCGGGAGGCTTTTAACAGCCCTGAAGAAGTCTTCAGGCCTGTCGGACACCGTGACCTCCCACCTGTACCCCTTCTCCTTGCTGTAGATCTCCGACAGCTGCTCGATGCTCCCCTGCGCAGTGACCTTGCCAAGCTTTATCAGCGCCGCGTGGGTGCAGAGGTAGCCTATCTCGCGGAGCAGGTGCGTCGATATTATTATCGTCTTACCCTGCTTGAGCAATTCTCCTACAAGCTCGCGGAACATCTGGACGCCCTGAGGGTCAAGGCCGAGCGTCGGCTCGTCGAGGATCAGGAGCTCTGGGTCCTTGAGCAGCGCCTGAGCTAAAGCGAGCCTCTGCATCATGCCCCTGGAGAAGCCTCCGACCTTCCGGTTAGCTGCCTCCTTTAGGCCCACAAGCTCGAGCACGCTCATTATCCGCTCCTTAAGCTGGCTCTCAGGTATGCCGTCCAAGAGGCCCAGGTACTCGAGGTTCTCGTAGGCCGTCATCCTCTCGTAGAAACCGTAGTTCTCGGGCATCAGCCCCACGCGTTTCCTGATCTCAACGGACTCCCTTATCGCGTCGAAGCCGAGCACCCTGGCTGAGCCGCTGTCAGGTAGCTGCAGTCCCACGAGGATCGAGATGAGAGTCGACTTGCCGCTCCCGTTGGGGCCGAAGAGGCCGAACAAAACCCCCCGCGGCACCCTCACGCTAACGCCGTCCAGCGCCTTCACGACGCCGCTCCTATCCCTGTACGTCTTCACCAAATTCTCAGTCTCCACAACCCATTCCACACCAATCACCTCCTACCGAACCTCCTATACGCTAAAATCAGGGCAACCACCAGCACTAGCACTAAGGCACCGATGAGGTAGGCCGGCGTCCCAGAGGGCTTCACGTAGACGTGCAGATCCCTCTGCATCGCGTCGACCTGGTCTCCGGTGACCGCGAAGGTGACGTAGTAGTCGCCAGTGTTGATCGTGGAGTCGGTCGAGATCGAGAGGATGAACGTCGCCGTGTCACCCGGCTTAAGCTGAGCGACGCTCGTGGGGGTGACAGAGACTGTGAAGCCGCTAGGGGCGTTCAGCACCTTTAGAGCTACATTCGTCACAGTGCTCATGCCCGAGTTCTGGACCTGCACCTGGAAGGAGGCGTCTGCCCCTGGAACAGTCTCGAGGTAGAAGCTCTGGGTCACGAACGCCAGCTTGTACTGCCCTAGGACACCGAGGCTGAGGTTAACACTGTCTGAGGACTGGGCGGTGGACGCCACAAGCGTGAACTGCACGTTGGTCGGCTCGGCGACAACCGGAGCGCCGACGACCAGCGCGAGTTGGATGCTGGAGCCCGCCTTGATGTACACCTGGCTCACCGTGTTGCCCTGCGAGTCCTGCATGCTCCAGGAGTAGCCGGACGGCAAGCCCTCCACGGTGAAGTTGACGAGCGCGTCGCTGTCCCCGAGGTTGTAGAGGGTTATCGGGAACTTGCCTGACTTGCCGGCGTAGGTGTCGACGTGCGGGCTCTGCGCCTCGATCCTCAGCTTAGGAGCACCCGCAGACACCGCTATCGTGAGGGGTAGCGCGTACTCGAAGTAGGGGCTCTTACCGGTTAAGCGAACGGTCACCGCGTAGCTCCCAGCAGTTGCGCTCTTCGGGACTTCCAGCGTCAGCGTGAGGGAGGCCGAGGAGCCTTGGGTGAGCGTCAAGGCTTGGATCTCGACGCCCTGGCTGCTGAGCACCTTCCCGCTCCACCCCTGCGGCAGGTCGACGCTGATCTCTGCTGTGAAGTCTGTGGAGAGCTTGTTCAACACCTGGAGCGGTATCGAGACGACGGAGCCGGGGCTTACCTTTATCGAGGACGCCTGGGTGGTGACGAGGCCGAGGTCAACAGGGTAGATCGTGACGGTTAGGGTTCGGGTGATGTTGTAGTAGGGAGTCTGGAAGGTTAGGGTAGCGTTGCACACGGCCCCCGAGGTGTAGTAGGATGTCACAGCCAGGTTCAGCGTTACCGTCTGGGACGGGTCAAGCATGAGGGACTGCACCTCCGACGACCCGCTCGTTAGCTTGAGGTCCAGCGGGCAGCTGAGGGCTTTGAGTATCGCAACGCTGACGGGCTGCGAGCCCTGGTTCGAGACTTGGACCTGGTAGCTGGCCGTGGACAGCACCGGCAGCTTGATGGACTGGACGGGTACTGAGACGACAACCGCTCTGCTCATGGTGATGGTCCCGAGGTACACGTAGCCCGGGGTTGTCGAGCTTGTCGAAATGGTGAAGGTCTGTGACTTATCGACGTAGCCGGGCTTCGAGAGCTTGAGAGTGTAGGTTCCAGGCATCAAAGCTATGCTGAAGAAGCCCGAGCTGGAGGTTGTTGTAGTCCCTTCAACCCCGCCGTTGGAGTTGTAGACTGTGACCGCGACTCCGGGTAGCGGATTTCCCTCGCTGTCGTAGACGTAGCCTGACACGCCCGCGCTAACCTCTGGCCGCGAGGCCGATCCCTGCGGATTGTAGGGGGCTGAGAGGTACAGTGAAAGCGTCGAGACGAGTGCGATGACCAGGAGCGCTGTGAGCAGTTTTGCTTTCATAGGTGGTCAGCAGTGGCAGGTTGCGCTGTTTTAAAAGCATCATGTACAAGTCGTACATTTTTCAGATCTCTATGCCGAAGGCCTCGACCACCTTGACCACGCGCTTCAGCTCGTCCAGGAAGTCATGGCCTTTCCTCGTCAGCCGGTACCTCACCTCCCTCCCGATAACCCTCTTCTCGGCGAGCCCCTTTTCCAGGAGCCTGTCCAAGTACCTTGAAAGCCTGTCGCTTGATATGTTCACCTCGACTATCAGCTGGGAGACGTTGGCCTCACCAAGCCTGTTCAGCGTCTCCATTATGTCGAGAAGTATCTTGAGCCTCGTTCTCCTCTCCTTCATCTGGACGAGGCCACCCCTGCTATGAAGGCGAGGAACACGAGAAGCCCCGCGACGAACAGGATGCGCGAGAGTATGAACAGCCCCTCCACATCCCAGAGAACCGCAGCCAACCCAGCCACGTTCGACGCCAGGATCAGAGCGAAGGCGAGAAGGGTCCTGAGGATGCTCCTATTCCCGCTCCTCGCATAAGCCGACAGGTTTCTGACAACGATGAATGAGAGGATCACCGCGTTCAGGCCGTACGTGAGCGAGAAGACGTGCTCCGGCCTCGGGGGAGGCGGGGCGACCGGCACGGGGCCAGCAGCCCTGTTGTTGCCTGGCCTGCGCCCCTCGAGGAGGTACCCGAGAGCGATCAGGCTCCAGGACACCGTCTCCAGGACCTGCCCTAGAGAGCCCACGAGGTGCCTGAGGAAGAAGCGCAGGAAGAAGGGGCTCGGCAGTAGGAGCGTGAGCAGCATGAGCACAGCCCGCGCCAGCTCGCTCAGCGCTAGCAGCGTGAAGCCCGCGAGGAAGAAGAGGAAGAGCCTTGACTCCGTGATCCTGTAAGCCTTGTAGATGTAGTAGCTCGTCAAGATGAGGGCTGTTATCCCAGCCCCGTCCAGCAGGGCTATCGCTAGAGGGAGGGGGTGAGGCAAGCGGAGCCACCTAACTGACTTCAGCGCGACCCGGGTATAAGCGTCTACCGCTCCCCGCTTCAGGCAAGGGGACGCGCCTCACCCTGAGGAAGTAGTACGCCGCGAGGGCCACCAGGAGACCCACGCCCAGGGCGTCGAGCAGGGGTGCGTAGCTTTCAACGAGCCACCAGTTCTCCCCGAGGTAGTAGCCCGCCGCGACGAGGAGAAGGTTCCAGGGTATGCTCCCGAGGAACGTCAGGACGGTGAAGTCGCGCACGCTCATCCTCGCCACACCCGCCGGGAAGCTTATGACCGTGCGGACCGCGGGGAGCATTCTGCCGACGAAGACCGCGAGCCTCCCACTCCTCTGGAAGAACCTCTCCGCGGCGAGCAGGTGGTGCTCGCTTACGAGAAGGTACCTGCCGTACCTGAGGAGGAAGCCCCTACCGGCGCTGAGGCCAAGGTAGTAGGCAAGCAGCGAGCCCACAAGGTTGCCGAGGCTCCCCGCCGCCACGGACTCGAGGAGGCCGAACCGCCCCCTGTAGACGAGGAAGCCAGCGAAAACCATCACGACCTCGCTCGGAATAGGGACCAGCGCGCTCTCGAGAACCATGAGGAGGAAGACACCTGGAAGGCCGAGCTCCGACAGCACTTTCACCGCGAGCTCGCTGACGGCTACAGTAATCGACACGACTCCCACAGAAGGTAGGCAGTAATAACGGTTTCGGCTAAGTTTAGCCACATTTTAAGGCAACCCTGAAAAAACACCGCTGACTTATTAGCCTCCAGAGTTCAGCGACGCATGTCCCTACTGAAGACCTCATATAGCCGTAAGCATGAAGTGGGCGACCCGTGTATGCTTATGGCTATATGAGGCGGGCAAGGAAACAACCACGCAGCGAAGTAATGCTCCACAAGAGGTAGCTGAGGCTTGGGGCTTAGCTTACAAAGACAAAATTTTTATTAGTATTCGAGACGCCATTTCTTAGAGCGTTCTTGAGCCTCGAGCGTAGCTACGGGGAGTTGGTGGAGCTCACGGCTAGAAGAGTTGAAGAGCTATTCGAGAAAGGCGTAAGTGTAGTCATCTTGGCAGGGCCTGGCTCCTCCCACCTGGAGGTCGCCAAGAGGGTTCCGGGGTCGAAGATCATTAGCTACAAGCTCACGGGTCTTGAGTGGCTACAGGGGGAGGGCCGTGTCGAGCTCCTCGAGTTCGAAGGCGGTGAGCCTTTCGCGGGCGGCAAGACTCTCGCTGAGTACGTCGAGGAGGCTGGCCCCGCGAGGGTGATCGTGGTCCCCGAGAGCACCATAGAGGCAATCAGAGCCTACAGCCTGCTACGCGAGAGGCTCGGGGAGAATAAGGTCGCCTTGGTCTTCACGCCCGGGGTCCACAAGGAGGGGCTCGGATTCAAGCCGCCCAGGGAGGCGGAGGTAGACTACACCCCCGTATTTAAGGCCCTTAAGGTGGAGCCTGAGGGCGGTGGCAGGGGCGTCTCGTTAAAGCTCCTCCAGCACCGCGAAAAAGAGGATTGGGAGGAGCTGAGGAGGGGGGCTGAGGCTTTGAGGGGGCTGAGCCCCGGTCGCCTAGGCCTGGGCGGCGCGCTGGTAAATGCTGGCAGGAGGGCGCTTTCCTCGCTGAGCGAGCCGCTGGCCGAGGAGTTCTACGCCGCGGCTGGCGGCGCGGCGGTTGCCTCCGCGCTCGCAGCGCTGGCATCGCCGCCGGGCTTCCCCGTGGTCGTGGCCCAGGCGGTTGGCTTCGTCTTCCCCCCAAGCCTCCTCCTTGAGATCGCCAGGGAGCTGATCGGCGCAGGCGGTGGCAGGCCGGAGAGGGAGCACGTTAAGCGCTTAGCGGAGCTCATCCAGGCCGCCATCGTCGCGGCGGAGTTCGTGGAGAGGGAGGAGCTTGAGGGGGTGGCGGATGAGGTTGCCAGCCAGTGGGGCCTGAGCCTCGATGAGTTCAAAAACTTCGTCGAGAACCTCCGCAAGCTGGCCACGCAGGAGGTGGTCACCGAGGAGGAGCTCGAGAAGCTCAGGGAGGAGGTCGGGGGCGACCTCGAGGCACTCGAGCAGAGGCTTAGAGGGCTCTTCAAACAGAGGATCGACCAGCTTAGGGAGGAGCTCGAGGAAAGGCTGGGACAGCTCGAGGAGAGGGTCGAGGAGCTCGAGAGGAAGGTCGGCGGGATCGAGGGGGAGCTCGGGCAGCTCCAAGCACTAGCTGGGGTGTACAAGAAGCCTAGGGACTTGGGCTTCGACCTCGAGCGGGGCACCTTTAAGGTCGGGAACAACGAGTACAGGCTCGTCACCTCCGGCCGCTTCATGGAGCACGCGGGCAAGCTGCTAGAGGCCCTGGAGTGCGGGGAGCTCGTGGTGGTCACGGGGCCGAGGGGCGTTGGCAAGTCCGTGCTGGCCAGGTACGCGCTCGCAAAGCTCCTCGAGACTGGCCACTGGAGAGTGTACGAGGTGGAGACGCTCGACGAGAGGAGCGCGGCTGAGGTGACTGAAAGCCTGCACGAAGCCACGAAGAGCTCGCCCTGGAGGCTGGCCGTGCTCTACGACCCCTCAGCGCCGCTCTACTACGAGCCGGGCTACGAGCTCTCACTGTCACCTGGCGTGGGCCTCACGGTCTGGATGCTGGCGAGACTCCACAGAGGACAGGGTGGCAGGATCTCGGTGGTGGTTGTGCTCCCTGACGACCTCTACGAGCGGGTCAAGGACAGGCTCGAGAGAGCCTACGTGCTCGAGGTCAACCTCAAGCAGGAGAACTTCCTGGCAGGCATCGTGCGCGACTACAGCAGAGGGGCTTGCGGCGAAGAGGTATACGAGAGCATCGCCAGGGAGGTCGTTGCAAGATATGAGGGCGGCTACACGCTCGGGGCTAGGTACGCTGGTGAGTGGCTTCGTGAGGCAGGGAGATGCGACGAGAAAGCTGTTCGGGACGCGCTCGAGGCGGGGGCTGGGAGCGCCGAGGCGTTTATCATCAACTTCATCTACAGGTATGTGCTCAGGGGAAACCTCGACCTCTTTCAGAAGATCGCTATTCCTTTCGTTGCCCGCGCAGAGCTGGGCCCACTTCCTCCGAAGTGGCTGGAGCGCTTTCCTGTTCTGAAAAGAGGGGCTGACGGGAGCTACGTGGTCAAGTGCTTAGAGGACCCGCTCGAGTATTTGTCGGATGAGGAGAAGAGGTTCATCAGAGAGTGGCTCTCCCAGCCAAAGGAGAACACAGTCGAGGGCGTGATCTGGGGTATAGCTAGTGGCGGGCTCTCCGAGAGGCTCCAAAAACTGGCGGAGGAGGGGCTAGCCAGCAGGGAGATTTTAGAAGTAGTAAGGGAAATGGAGGAGAGAGTAAAGGAGGTTAAAGATGCAATGAGGCGTGCGAGCTTCGAGGGCAGGTGCAGTGGGGAAGATCCCCTCAAAGTGCTCTTCAAGGCACTCACTAGCGATCCGGAGTTCAGAGAGCTCGCGAAGGAAAACAGCTACCACTTCGTAGCCCTAGTGGGCCTCGCCCACACGCCCCTCCCGGCGGAGCCCTTCCTGAGAGAGGTTGGCCTCCCCGAGGGGCTCAAGGAGTGGCTCACCGTCAGGGACGAGGTGCCACGATCGGTCAGAGAGTTCCTTGTCGAGACTACTCCCGCCTTCAGGGACACTATTAACCCCTGCCAAGTCTTAAAGAGCATATACCAACGAGCTGTAAAGGAAAGAAGGTACTCTGATCTCAATCTCGTAGTTTCTCTCGGCGCGCTAACTGTTTCAAGAGGGGAGCTTGAGGGGTGCCCTGACGAGGCGGTCATCATGACAAGGTTTTCGATTAACGCGATACCGCTGCTGGTGGTGAGCCCTGTTTTGACTCGCGTAGAGGAGGCTCTCGTTAAGTTTGTGGGGGAACTCGTATGGAAGGGTCGGCCGCTCGAGGCAGTAGCCGTAGCGCATAGCGCGACAAAACGGGAACCTGTGCTGGCTTCGGGGCTCTTACGGATCATAGAGCAAGGAGCTGGGAGATTAGACAAGCTCGACGTGCTTGTGCGCACACTTTACGAGGAGGCAGACTATCTCGCACGGAGGGCACGGGGCGGGGGGTTTAAGGAGTGGGTTGAGAGGGTTGAAGCCTTCCTAATGGGACTAGAAGAAGACGCTGTCGGCCTTCACGCGAGGGCCCTGCTGGGAGCTAGGCTGGCGGATGCCCTCAGTATAGTAGGCTCCGCCTGGGAAGCGCTAAAGTGGGCTCGGGAGGCGCGCAGAGCCCTCGAGCGACTGGAGTGGCTCAGCAATACAGAGCTCGCGGATGGTTTGAAGCCGCTACTGAAGATTGTCTACCCCTTTATGGTGCCGGAGGAGGCCGCTGAGTTGTTGCTGGAGGAGTTGAAGCTTGCTGTGCTTTTCAGGGTGGCTCTCGTCGAGCTGGGCGTCGACGCTGAGAAGGCGCTGAGGCTCGCGGATGAGGCCTGCAGGGCCGCCGAGAAGCTGGGGCCCTCAAAGCTTGCGCTTTCACGCTCGCTCCGCGCCAGGGCGATGCTTCTGGCCGGCCGAAAGAGGGAGGACGTCATCCGGGAGCTCAGGGAGAACTGGGAGCTTGCGCTGAGTAGGAGCTTCATCAATCTCGACGAAGAAGTTAGCGAAGCAATCACCGCGGAGTACGCTGCATCGTTCCTCTTGGAGGGTAAACCCGAAGAAGCGCTCGAACAGTACTGGAAACATGACTTCCTCATCAGAAATTCTAGAGCCCGCGCAATGCTTTTAGCCCTCATTCTGGCCTGCGACGCAGAGAAAGCGAGAGACAAGGTGATAGAGGTGTTCATGGAGAATAGGCGCTTAGCCCTTACGTACAGCGCGCCAGACCTTCTTGCATTTGCGCTCCGTGTTCTATATGGAGAAGCTAGTGAGGAAGGGGTTTGGGATAACCTGATGTCTTGGGAGCATGAAATCTTCGCGGACATCTTGGGGGTAGTTAGGAAAAGCAATGTGAACATGCTGCTACTGCGGCTTAAGGAGGTTCTCGACATTGGCGAACTTGAGCCCTACTTAAAAGGACTTTCAGCACTGGAAGCTCTCGAAGCGATTGTCGCTACGGTAACCGCACCAACAACATTCGTTGAGATAGTATACCAAACCTACTTGAAGAATAATGCCGCTCTAGCTAGGAGGCTCACAGGGCTCGTGCAAGAGGAACTTGAAAGAAGGGGCTTCGCCTTAATGGCGAGATTATGGGGCGAGCTCGCTCAGTCGCTTGAGAGCGGTTTTAATGAGGAGTTCAGGAAAGCGCTAATCGGGCTGTTTTACCTCTACGTGTAGGGCTTTGCAACCTAGCTGACCCTCTTGAACACATGAGGTGCACAATCCATGGCTTCTATGCGAGGAGCTAGCGAAAGAGCACTAGGGGGTCTCAGCGCTATGGAAGCACTGTACTTTTAATTACCTATTGTAAGAGTACACATACACAGAGCTTTCTGCTGGTGTCACCTAAATCCGCCAGAATTTTTACGACAGACTTAATCCGCTTAGCTCACTCAGTCTAACTAACAGACTCGGAGCCCAAATTCATGTTTAAAAACAATGCTTAGCTTGAAAGTTCCTTGAGTTGTTGGACAAAGTTCACCGCTCTTTCGAGTGCATGCCACAGATCTTTAGGCGTCTTTACTTCTTGGCGTTGCAACATGTACAGGATATTTACTCCCCAAGCCGAAGAAATAAGGAAGATAATCGAGAAAAATTGGAGGATGTTCAAGTGAAGGTATGGAATCTCAACTGCTTGTAACTGAATCAGGGACAGTAACAGGCTGGGAAATACCATCGCCAATAAAGATGAAAACATAGCGAAACTTCCTAGTGCAGTGAGAGTTACACCAAGGAAGAACGCACGCTTTTCAAGCTTGCTTAATTCTCTCAAGTCGTACTCTGTAACATAGGTTACAATGTACCTGCTCATTCTGGTATAAGCAGCTATCAAGAGACCGAGTGTGGCTAGGTCAGTGTCCAGTCTCTCCTCTCCGAGAGGAATATAACGCATATCCCTTTGGGCACGGAGAATCCTACCGTACGCCGACTCCTTCCACTCGATTAGCCCATTGGCTGTGATATGCTTAATAAGGCAAACGTTAAGAGCTCTTAACTCTTGGTCGATTGATGACCGGAGCTTCTCTTCAACTTCCGCCAGGTTCTCCACCGCGAGGTATAGCCACAGAACTTTGTCTAGTGGTAGCTTCTCCAAAACCTCCTCTCCCTTTCCAGACCCCCGAGTATGTAACCGGATGAAGCCTTCAAGCATACTCAAGCTGTCTCTAACGTGTCCCTGATACTCCTCAAGGTTGGCGAGCTCGCGTAAAACCTCCGTTAACCAGTAAAGTGCAAAGGTGTCAGCGAACAGGTCAGGTCTCTGAGACTTTGCGATGGAGTTTATGTAAGACTCTAGCACGTCTTTTAAACCTTCAAGAGCGCGACCGCGCCTGTTCAAGTAGAGGGCAACTAGCACTAAAAGCGATAGTGCCGAGTGCTCGTAGGGTGTGTATCTGCCCATAATACTCTGGAGGTTTCTCCACTCATCGCTAAATCTACGACCAAGCTTTGAGGCTAAGTCGTCTGCATCCCCCCTCCAGAGCCCCAGCACGGTGACTGCGCACTGCAACACTTCCAGAGTACTAAGCCTGTGAATATCGCTGAGCGCCCCCACCTCTTCACCCAGCTTGAGCATTAGCTCGCTCTTGAGCCTTTTCAGCGACGCGTCCGCGTGCCCCCTCAAACCGAGCTTAACGTGAGCATCGTAGGTCAGCCAGAGCACGACCGAGGACAGGCCGATGTCGGGAGCGCTGCCCGACTGCCTCGAAGACCACAGCCCCTCTTCCCTCAAGCTGTCCAGCGTGGCTAGCATGTCTTTAAGCTCCAGGTATAGGGGAACCGGTGTGGGCTTCCTCAGCTTCACAGGAACCATGGTTTATCCACGTAATTTTTCGGCTTGTAAAGATAGCCGTCTATCTCAAATGCATTCTCCAAGTCTTCGTTATCCATTGCACGTAGGGTCTGCGCCACGAGCAAAGCGTAGTGCACGGGCACGGGTAGCCTCAGAGAGCCCCAGAAGCTTCTCCAGTTCATTGCCGTTAGAGCGTGAGCCGCCACCAGCGCTCGCTTTAACGTCATATCCGCTTGATCAGAGTGATAGAGTACCTCTACCTTCACAGGTCTCGGGACGCCTATACCGGTGTACTTCGCCTTTTCCCGCTTTCCCGTCGTGATGAGGTAAGCAACTCGGTCAGACTCCATAAAGTACAGCCCACTTGGGGCGAGAAGCACTTTATCTCTCGGGTCGTACATCCTTATTGGTGTGTGGGCGAAGACGCCAACCACGTCGAGGTCGTACCCGTGTTGTGTTTTAAGGTGCTCTGATAGTCTCTTAAGGAACTTCTTCTTCAAACGCTCCCTGGTCATGATCAGTACCTTTCCCCCGCTATTCGGTCTATCCTCGCTTATTTTGTCTAGGCTCTTCTGGATAGCCTCGGTCAGGGCCTCCTCTTTAGGTCTGCATGCAAACGCCCTAAAGGTCTCGAAAACACCCGCATTGCTGAACGTGTGGACTACTCCGTAGATTCTGGTGGTGGGACCGGTGGAAGAAATCCTCTCTCTTCGAATGCTCCAGCTCATGCCCACTACGATATCGTACTCTAGCTTGTTGTACAGCGCCCAAGGAATGCCCCCGGCCTTAGCCAGAATGTTCAAGGACAGATTCCTCACCTTCGCTTTCACACTCCACGTATCCTCGTTCCTAGAAAAGCTACGAAGCATACCAGCGAGCCTCTCCGAGTAAAACTGAGATATGAAGCCTTTCTGCAGACCTAGAGCTTTCACCCTCGCGTAGACTCTACTTCTAACTTCTTCTCGGAGCGCGTAGCGTGGCAGGTACGTTAGCACGATATATTCTTTATATTTCTTAGTAATGTCCTCTATCTTCTTCATAAATTCTCTCCTATTGTTTGCGCTCTCCGAGGCGATACTCAGGAAATCACTGAACTTTTCTCGCTCTATTTTAACTTTAGCTTTATCCTTCTCCAAGAGTTCTTCCAGAAAACTCCGAATCTGCTCCTCGAGATTTTCAAGTACAACGGAAAGGCGGTGAGGCTCTGCCACTTCCGTCATTAAATGCAGGATTTTCACGTCAGCTGCTCTATATGGTCCGTAATATCTTAGCCCCTCGTAGGGGTCATATGTTGCCTGCTCCAGAGCTAGGGGCGCTTTCCTGAATGACAACAGTACCTCCGGTAATTCACCACCCTTAAGGTATGGTCTATTACCTCCCGTAGGCATGCTACTCACCACTTTGTGTAATTCAGTTTAAACCTATTTCTATTGTAAAAGGTTCATCGGATAGCGTAACTTCGAGTTTTCCGAGGAAGCGATGCCGAGAGACCGCCTGCGCTAAAGCTTCCCGGATTCTCTCAGTGAACTCTAGCCTAAGGCGCGGTGCATTCTCATTCCTGTGACCCTCGGAAGTGACTAAGAAGCTCTCCCTTTTCACTATGCTGGTTAGGCTCTCGCGTAGCTCGTGCCTGCTCCTTATCATCCTGTCTATGACCTCAGGTCGGCGGAGCGGGTACGCGTTTTTCAGCTCCACCTCGTCCTGTTGTGGCTGCCACGCTCCTCCTTCAACCTTCCTCAGCCGGTAAACCTTCGCTGTGCGCGGCCCGAGCTCATCAATATCCCATGTCTCGTACCTCACAGTAGTGTAGCCGAACTGCTCGTCCCTCTCCTCTCCTTTGATCATGAGACTTCCCTCGCTGTACTTTAGCCCCTCGTCGATCAGCTCTTGGAGGGTCTTCAGGGGCTCTAGGATAACGGCGTAATCGATACACAGGCCCAAGCTTTGGAAGCGCTTACCAAACGCATATACTTCTAATGGTAGCGTTGCGATTTCAGTGCCACGATACAGGCTGACATACTCTC from Infirmifilum sp. NZ encodes:
- a CDS encoding ABC transporter ATP-binding protein, coding for MEWVVETENLVKTYRDRSGVVKALDGVSVRVPRGVLFGLFGPNGSGKSTLISILVGLQLPDSGSARVLGFDAIRESVEIRKRVGLMPENYGFYERMTAYENLEYLGLLDGIPESQLKERIMSVLELVGLKEAANRKVGGFSRGMMQRLALAQALLKDPELLILDEPTLGLDPQGVQMFRELVGELLKQGKTIIISTHLLREIGYLCTHAALIKLGKVTAQGSIEQLSEIYSKEKGYRWEVTVSDRPEDFFRAVKSLPGVTEVTLSNNKVVVSASKDVKEEILQLARGFKLESITPLTPTWEELYRFFEGGGWE
- a CDS encoding NEW3 domain-containing protein, which encodes MKAKLLTALLVIALVSTLSLYLSAPYNPQGSASRPEVSAGVSGYVYDSEGNPLPGVAVTVYNSNGGVEGTTTTSSSGFFSIALMPGTYTLKLSKPGYVDKSQTFTISTSSTTPGYVYLGTITMSRAVVVSVPVQSIKLPVLSTASYQVQVSNQGSQPVSVAILKALSCPLDLKLTSGSSEVQSLMLDPSQTVTLNLAVTSYYTSGAVCNATLTFQTPYYNITRTLTVTIYPVDLGLVTTQASSIKVSPGSVVSIPLQVLNKLSTDFTAEISVDLPQGWSGKVLSSQGVEIQALTLTQGSSASLTLTLEVPKSATAGSYAVTVRLTGKSPYFEYALPLTIAVSAGAPKLRIEAQSPHVDTYAGKSGKFPITLYNLGDSDALVNFTVEGLPSGYSWSMQDSQGNTVSQVYIKAGSSIQLALVVGAPVVAEPTNVQFTLVASTAQSSDSVNLSLGVLGQYKLAFVTQSFYLETVPGADASFQVQVQNSGMSTVTNVALKVLNAPSGFTVSVTPTSVAQLKPGDTATFILSISTDSTINTGDYYVTFAVTGDQVDAMQRDLHVYVKPSGTPAYLIGALVLVLVVALILAYRRFGRR
- a CDS encoding winged helix-turn-helix domain-containing protein; this translates as MKERRTRLKILLDIMETLNRLGEANVSQLIVEVNISSDRLSRYLDRLLEKGLAEKRVIGREVRYRLTRKGHDFLDELKRVVKVVEAFGIEI
- a CDS encoding DedA family protein — protein: MSITVAVSELAVKVLSELGLPGVFLLMVLESALVPIPSEVVMVFAGFLVYRGRFGLLESVAAGSLGNLVGSLLAYYLGLSAGRGFLLRYGRYLLVSEHHLLAAERFFQRSGRLAVFVGRMLPAVRTVISFPAGVARMSVRDFTVLTFLGSIPWNLLLVAAGYYLGENWWLVESYAPLLDALGVGLLVALAAYYFLRVRRVPLPEAGSGRRLYPGRAEVS
- a CDS encoding Piwi domain-containing protein, translated to MPTGGNRPYLKGGELPEVLLSFRKAPLALEQATYDPYEGLRYYGPYRAADVKILHLMTEVAEPHRLSVVLENLEEQIRSFLEELLEKDKAKVKIEREKFSDFLSIASESANNRREFMKKIEDITKKYKEYIVLTYLPRYALREEVRSRVYARVKALGLQKGFISQFYSERLAGMLRSFSRNEDTWSVKAKVRNLSLNILAKAGGIPWALYNKLEYDIVVGMSWSIRRERISSTGPTTRIYGVVHTFSNAGVFETFRAFACRPKEEALTEAIQKSLDKISEDRPNSGGKVLIMTRERLKKKFLKRLSEHLKTQHGYDLDVVGVFAHTPIRMYDPRDKVLLAPSGLYFMESDRVAYLITTGKREKAKYTGIGVPRPVKVEVLYHSDQADMTLKRALVAAHALTAMNWRSFWGSLRLPVPVHYALLVAQTLRAMDNEDLENAFEIDGYLYKPKNYVDKPWFL